From a single Lolium rigidum isolate FL_2022 chromosome 7, APGP_CSIRO_Lrig_0.1, whole genome shotgun sequence genomic region:
- the LOC124675712 gene encoding B-box zinc finger protein 20-like, producing the protein MKVQCDVCAAQAASVFCCADEAALCDACDHRVHRANKLAGKHRRLSLLHPPPSSSSPSSSDQKPPPCDICQEKRGFLFCKEDRAILCRECDVRVHTTSDLTRRHSRFLLTGVRVSSAPVDSPAPSDQEQAQQHEEEEENNSSPCNADSYSGGSASATASPSDGSSISEYLTKTLPGWHVEDFFLDDAAAAATVAVSSDKQYQGGMAQIGGPQQDYPSWAGQEQLIGGVVVTAAGERARRELWVPQMQVEAQWASSKRPRASSSGYSYW; encoded by the exons ATGAAGGTTCAGTGCGACGTGTGCGCGGCGCAGGCGGCCTCCGTCTTCTGCTGCGCTGACGAGGCCGCGCTGTGCGACGCGTGCGACCACCGCGTCCACCGCGCCAACAAGCTCGCCGGCAAGCACCGGCGCCTGTCCCTGCTCCACCCCccgccgtcctcctcgtcgcCTTCGTCGTCCGACCAGAAGCCGCCTCCCTGCGACATCTGCCAG GAGAAGAGGGGCTTCCTGTTCTGCAAGGAGGACAGGGCGATCCTGTGCCGGGAGTGCGACGTGCGCGTGCACACGACGAGCGACCTCACCAGGCGGCACAGCCGGTTCCTGCTCACCGGCGTGCGTGTCTCGTCGGCGCCGGTGGACTCCCCCGCGCCGTCGGATCAGGAGCAAGCGCAAcagcatgaggaggaagaggagaacaacAGCAGCCCCTGCAACGCCGACTCCTACAGCGGCGGCTCCGCCAGTGCCACGGCGAGCCCGAGCGACGGCAGCAGCATATCCGAGTACCTGACCAAGACGCTGCCCGGGTGGCACGTCGAGGACTTCTTCCTggacgacgccgccgcggccgccaccgtcgccgtctCCTCAGACAAGCAGTATCAG GGAGGAATGGCTCAGATCGGTGGGCCGCAGCAAGATTATCCGTCGTGGGCGGGCCAGGAGCAGCTGATCGGTGGCGTCGTTGTCACCGCCGCCGGTGAGCGGGCCAGACGAGAGCTGTGGGTGCCGCAGATGCAAGTGGAGGCGCAGTGGGCCAGCAGCAAGCGACCCAGGGCGTCCTCTTCTGGCTACTCTTACTGGTGA